Proteins from one Salmo salar chromosome ssa07, Ssal_v3.1, whole genome shotgun sequence genomic window:
- the LOC106609158 gene encoding islet amyloid polypeptide, which translates to MYYLKLPVFLLVPLVLLPCVATLPTNRYFTPSREQESALPDREGWLVPGIVSNHYLGLIGSRLQRGLTSVNSPHIEKRKCNTATCVTQRLADFLTRSSNTIGTMYAPTNVGSSTYGKRDLLQPPSYMPL; encoded by the exons ATGTATTACCTGAAGCTGCCCGTGTTCCTTCTCGTGCCTCTCGTGCTGCTGCCATGTGTCGCCACCCTCCCTACCAACAG GTACTTCACCCCATCTAGGGAGCAAGAAAGCGCGCTCCCGGACAGAGAAGGCTGGCTCGTTCCCGGGATCGTCTCCAACCACTACCTCGGCCTCATTGGCTCGCGGCTCCAGAGAGGGCTCACATCTGTCAACAG CCCCCACATAGAGAAAAGGAAGTGCAACACGGCTACCTGTGTAACCCAGCGACTGGCCGACTTCCTGACCCGCTCCAGCAACACCATCGGCACGATGTACGCCCCCACCAACGTAGGCTCCAGCACCTACGGGAAACGGGATCTACTGCAGCCTCCCAGCTATATGCCACTCTAG